CTCCCGGATGAAAACAGGCGAGACCATCATATTCCCGGCAAATGTTCCCCACGCATTATCGGCAATCACGAGGTTCAAGATGAGTCTTGTCATGATCAAGGAGTAAGACGATGGGCGGGAATGAAAAAGACGGGTATTATTGTTCCATCTGCGGGGGTATTCCTCCTGACCAGATCAAGATCAAAAAGATCGCGATTGACGGAAAAGATACCGGCATAGACCGGCTGGACTGGATCTTCGCGGATGTTGCAAACCTGCATCTCACCAATGATACGATGATCACGGACGAACTCGTGAAGCGTGTTCTGCAGTTCAACTATATCCCCTCAAAAAAGATGCCCGAGTACCGCGAGGCCCTGCTACGGGAATTCCGGATGCTCGGCATGCCCGAAAACAAATCCCGGAAAAAATAATTTTTCCTTTTTACCCTGCGTTCATGGTTTTTTGTGCCCTGGAGAAATGCACATGAACGGGGTTCACACCCAAACTATGAAAATTAAAATTCCAGACTTTATTCTGATGTGAATTGTTAACTTAACTTAGTTAATTTCATAGGAAAACCTCACTGGAGAGAAATAGTAAGAACCTATAAACTTACAGACAATCATTTTGTTGGCGATTTCCTTTGTCTGAATCGGGAATCTTCGAGATTTGAGATCGCCGCAGAACTTTCTTTTCACGACAGAGAATTTATTTTCAACGAGTTGTCGCCTTGGATAAATAATGTCATTGAACTGTTGAGCTATTTCCTGATGATAA
Above is a window of uncultured Methanoregula sp. DNA encoding:
- a CDS encoding NAC family transcription factor; translated protein: MGGNEKDGYYCSICGGIPPDQIKIKKIAIDGKDTGIDRLDWIFADVANLHLTNDTMITDELVKRVLQFNYIPSKKMPEYREALLREFRMLGMPENKSRKK